The following is a genomic window from Chitinophaga caseinilytica.
TCGATGTGGAGTTGCAGAAAATCCAGGATTGCGGTCATAATTCGGTCTGTTGGAATGGAATGAAATATCAGACGGCCGCGGGTTGCAGCTGTTTCACGCGTTCGTTCACCACTTGCCCTTCCCTGGCGATGCAGGCGCCCTGCACGATGTCGTCCGCAAAATCCGGCTGGCACTGCCCTTCTTTTCCGATGAGCAGTTTCAGGAAATTATGCATGTTTTTCGCGTAGAGCTTGCTCGCATCCGCAGGTGCCGTGCCGGCCAGGTCGGAATTGCCGATGATGGTGATACCGTTGTGGACGATGGTTTCGCCGTTTTTCGTCAGCCCCGTGTTCCCGCCCGTTGCCGCTGCCAGGTCGATAACGACGCTCCCCGGCCGCATGGCTTCCACCGCTGCCGTGGGCAACAGAATGGGCGCGGGCTTGCCGGGAATCTGGGCGGTGGTGATCACGATATCCGCTTTGGCGGCGCTTTCCGCGATGCGGGCCGCCTGCCGTTTTTTGAAATCTTCGGATTGCTCCACGGCGTAACCGCCCGCTTTCGACGCGTCTGCCGCGCCTTCCACTTCCACGAACTTCGCGCCGAGGCTCATCACTTCCTCCTTCACGGCCGGCCGCGTATCGAACACTTCCACCACGGCACCCAGCCTGCGCGCCGTAGCGATCGCCTGGAGGCCGGCCACGCCGGCGCCGAGGATGAGCACTTTGGCCGGCGGAATGCTGCCCGCGGCGGTCATGAACATGGGGAAATAGCGGCTATACGTGAAAGCGGCCAGCAGCACGGCTTTGTACCCTGCAATGTTCGCCTGGGAACTGAGTACGTCCATACTTTGGGCGCGGGTAGTGCGGGGGATGGAATCGAGACTGAAAATGGTGAACTGCCTGCCGGCCAGTTGTTGCATCAGTGTGGGGTTGAACAGGGGCTGGAACACGCCGGCCCAGGTTTTTCCGGGCGGTACTTTTTCGACATCCGCCGCTTCCGGCGGACGGATCGTCAGCAGCACGTCTGCGCCCTTCAGGATATCTTCACGGGATTTGAGGGCTGCCCCGGCTTCGCGGTAACCGCTGTCCGGATAAAACGCCCCGGCCCCTGCGCCTTCCTCCACCCAAACTTCCACCTGTTGCTGAACAAGTTGCTTCACGACTTCCGGAACGAGCGATACCCTGTTTTCACCTGATTTTTCTTTGAGAACGGCCAAGATCATCGGGTTGGAATTTAGCTGATGGAATTTAGTGAAAAAATCCGGTCTGGCCGAAATAAATCTCACCGCGCACCACCGTACCCGCACAAAAAAAGCCGGCGCATACACGCCGGCTTCCGTTTCTATCTTTTTCAAGGTTTTTAAACCATAACAGTTTCCATTTTTTCGCGGCACAGGATGCCGAGGGCTTTCACCCATTCGGGATGTGTGTTCACACAGGGAATCATCGTGAAAGAATCGCCGCCCGATTCGATGAAGGTGTGTTTCCCTTCCACCGCGATCTCTTCCAGCGTTTCCAGGCAGTCGGACACGAACGCCGGGCAAGCCACCAGCAGCTTTTTCACGCCTTCTTTCGGCAGCGAGCGCAGGCGCTCGTCGGTATACGGCCGGATCCATTCTTCCCTCCCGAGGCGGCTCTGGAACGAAACGCTCCATTTTTCCCTCGGGATGCCCAGTTCCTTCGCAACCAGCTCCGCCGTAACGGTCACCTGGTGGCGGTAACACTGCTTGTGCGCGCGGGAATCCACGTGGCAGCAGTCGTTCACCTTCAGGCAATGCCCGCCCGTTACGTCGCCTTTACGTATATGCCTTACCGGTACACCGTGATAGCTGAAGAGAAGATGGTCGAAATCCTGTTCCACATACGGCCGCATGCTTTCCGCAACGGCGTGGATGTAGTCGGGATGGCGGTAAAACGGCTCCACGATCTTCATTTCGAAGGGATACTTTTTCCTGCGGTAGATTTCCTTCGCGTATTCCGCGGCGGTCTCGAAGCTGCTCATCGCGTAGTGCGGGTACAGCGGCACGAGGATGACGTTCTTCACGCCGGGATGTTCTTTCACGATCTTGTTGAACGTGAATTCGGGGGAAGGGTTGCCATATCGCATGGTGATTTCCACCGGCATTTCGAGATCGTGCTGGAGCGCTTTCTGGAGTTGCTGGGTGAGCACGATGAGCGGGGAGCCCTCTTTCCACCAGATACTCTTATAAGCTTCGGCACTCTTTTCCGCGCGTTTCGGAACGATGACGCCGCCCACGAGGATCTTGCGCATCAGCCAGGGGTAATCGATCACCCGTTTGTCCATCAAAAATTCGAGGAGGTATTTCTTCACGTCCGGAACGGCGGTGGAATCCGGCGATCCGAGGTTCATGAGCACGATTGCGGTATCAGATATTGCGACCATATAACTTGTCAAATTCCTGCAAAAGTAAGTGCTTTTACAGGGAACTTCCGCATGATCTGTCATTAAATTGTTAGATTCGTTTTGATGGAACCAGCCACGGAGGCCGACTTTACTATGACATCCATCATGGCTCTACGTCATGCGATTGTTACAATGCGGCAGCAGAACGGCGTTCAGCCACCTGATCAAAATCATTTTTTCACAGCGGCATTCACCATAGGGAGAAATGACAGACCGGTGACAGCCCCTGACGTGGTTTTGAAGGGTATGACAGTATTTTTGCACCCGGAAGCTTTTAAGAAAATCATGCAGGTCAATCAGCCTAAAGACATATCGAATTTTCATATCGTTGGGATCAACTATAAGAAAACTGACGCTGCGATCCGGGGACTTTTTGCCATAAACCAGGACCAATACCAGCAACTTTTACAGGCGGCGCAATCCGCCGGCATGAACGATCTGTTCGTGCTCTCCACTTGCAACCGCACGGAAGTTTACGGATTCGCGACGGACCCTACGGTGCTCATGCGCCTCCTTTGCGATGCCGCCAACGGCAACCCGCAGGTATTTGCGCAGATGGCATATGTCAAATCGGGGGAAGGCGCCGTCAGGCATCTTTACCAGGTGGGCACGGGGCTGGACAGCCAGATCCTCGGCGACTATGAGATCATCGGCCAGATCAAGGGCGCAGCCAAGTTTGCGAAAGCGAACGGATGTGTGGGCACTTTCCTGGAAAGACTGGTGAACAGCGTGCTGCAGGTTTCCAAGCTCATCAAGAACGAAACCGGCCTCAGCTCCGGCACCGTTTCGGTGGCATTCGCCGCCGTCCGGCTCCTGGAAGCCAAAGTGGCCGATATCCAAAATAAGAACATCGTATTGCTCGGTGTGGGCAAAATCGGCCGCAACACCTGCAAGAACATGATGGAATACCTGGGCGTGCGCAACATCACGCTCATTAACCGGACTACGGCCGTGGCGGAAGATTTCGCCGGGAAGCACGGGTTACGGTACGCTCCTTTCGAGCAAATGGACGAATCGCTCCGCGCGGCAGACGTGATCTTGGTGGCCACCAACGCCCCCCAGCCCACGATCCTCCGCAAACATATGGAAGGTACGGCATCCAAACTGGTAGTAGACCTTTCCATCCCCTTCAACGTTGCCCCTGACGTGCGCGAACTGGCCCATGTCGAAGTCGTGAACGTAGACGATCTCGGCAAGATCCAGGACGAAACCCTCGCCCGCCGGCTCAACGAAGTTCCCAAAGCCATCTCCATCATCGAGGAGCATATGGAAGAATTCCTCTACTGGCACAAAATGCGCAAGCATGCCGTGGTACTCAAAGCGGTCAAGGAAAAACTCACCGAAATCCATGCCCGCGAGATCAAGGAACAGAAAAACGGCGCACATTATAACCTGGAAGACATCGAGGAAGTTTCTTCCCGCATCATCCAGAAAATGATCAATCTCATGGCCGGAAAAGTGCGCAAGGAAACTGAAAAGGGCGATATGTACATCGCCATGATCAGTGAAATATTCGAGACCGGCGCAAACCAGGAATAAAACAATGGACAAAATGATCCGAATAGGAACACGGGATAGCCAACTCGCCATGTGGCAGGCTAACCTGGTGAAAGATTTATTGACACAAAACGGCCATGCCGTAGAACTGGTCCCCATCAAAAGCGAAGGCGACATCGACCTGGTAACGCCTCTTTACGAGATCGGCGTTCAGGGCATTTTCACCAAAACGCTCGACATCGCGCTGCTTTCCGGTAAGATCGACGTCGCCGTCCATTCCTTCAAAGACGTGCCCACACAGCTGCCCCAGGGGCTGATCAACGCCGCCATCCTGGAGCGCGGGCCGGTGAAGGATTTGCTCGTCCATAAAGGCAGCACCGCATTCCTCGACGATCCCGCATCCACTGCCAATATCGCTACCAGCAGCATCCGCCGCAGGGCGCAATGGCTCCGCCGGTACCCCCATCACCAGCTCCACAACCTCCGCGGCAACGTCATCAAACGCCTGGAAAAGCTCGCCGCCGAGAACTGGGACGCCGCCATTTTCGCCGCCGCAGGGCTGGAGCGGATCAACGTTCGCCCGGAAAACTCGCTGGAGCTCGACTGGATGATCCCCGCACCTGCACAGGGCGCCATCGTGGCCGCCTGCCGGGAAGATAACACTGCAGTCCGCGAAGCCCTGGCTCCGCTGCACCATATAGATACCGCCATTTGCACCGGCGAAGAGCGCGCTTTCCTGCGCACCCTCCTCGGCGGCTGCACCACGCCTATCAGCGCCTACGCCTACATCAGCGACGGCGAACTGTTTTTCGAAGGCAGCCTCTGCAGCCTCGACGGCAGCCGGTCGCTCCTCGCCACCCGCCGCGTCGCCGTTTCGGCCGCCGCCGGCACGGGGCACGACGCCGCGCTCGACATCATTTCCCAGGGCGGAGACGCCATCATCCAGGAAATCAAACATGCCCAACAGCGATAAATACCGCATATTAAGCACCAAATCCCTCCAGGAATCGCTGCGCCAGGCCGCCGCAACACGCGGCATCGCCCTGGTAGACCAGCCTTTCATCGACATCCTGCCGGTACGCACGCCCCAACTGGACGCGCGGCTGAAGGAAATCGCCCTCGGTGGACAGGTACTCGTTTTCACCAGTCCGAACACGGTAAAATCCGTGACCGGGTATTGGCATAACGGCGTGAAACAGCGGATATACTGCCTCGGCGGCGCCACGCTCGAAGTAGTGCAGGCCGAAATCCCCGGTGCGGAAGTGCTGGCCACGGCAGCCAGTTCCCTGGAACTGGCGAAGCTCATCGTATCGGACGCCTCCATCGGAAAAGTGGTGTTCCTTTGCGGGAACATCCGCCGAAACGAGCTGCCCGAGCACCTTTCCGCCCACCAGATCGGCGTGGAGGAACTGGTCGTGTACCATACCGTGGAAACGCCCGCTTTGCTGGGCGAGCGGTACGACGGGGTACTGTTTTTCAGTCCCAGCAGCGTCCGCAGCTTTTTCCAGCAGAATACGCCTGACGGGGAGACCGTTTATTTCGCCATCGGCGAAACGACGGGGGCCGCTGTGCAGGAAATTACCGGCCGGCAGCCGGTCATCGGTGCGGAAGCTTCGGTTCCCGCGCTGGTGCAGACAGCCATCGATTATTTTGACAACATCAATAATAGCAACGAATGAACGGATTACAGAACGACCTGCTGCTGAAGGCCCTTTCGGGCAGCCCGGTACCCCGCCCCCCGGTATGGATGATGCGCCAGGCCGGCCGCTTTTTGCCTGACTATATCAAGCTCCGTGATAAATATTCCTTCTTCGAGCGCTGCCAGACGCCCGAACTGGCCACCGAGATCACCGTGATGCCGGTAGACCAGGTAGGGGTAGACGCGGCCATCATTTTCTCCGACATCCTCGTGGTGCCGCAGGCGATGGGCATGGAAGTGCAGCTCGTGGAAAAATTGGGCCCCCTCCTCCCCCAGCCTATCAAATCGGCAGCAGACCTTAACCGCATTCACATCCCCGACGTGAAAGACAGCCTGCATTACGTGATGGACGCCCTGCGCCTCACCAAACAGACGCTGGCCGGCCGCGTGCCCCTCATCGGCTTCGCCGGCGCCCCCTGGACGCTGCTTTGCTACATGGTTCAGGGCAAGGGGTCCAAAACCTTCGACGAGGCCAAAGCTTTCTGCTACACCCAGCCCGAAGTGGCGCACGAACTGCTGGACCGCATCACCGAAACCACCATCGCCTACCTGAAAGCGCAGGTGGAAGCGGGTGCAGACGTGGTACAGATCTTCGATTCCTGGGGCGGACTGCTGAGCCCGGATGATTTCGAGAACTTCTCGCTCCGGTACATCCGCCGCATCGTGGCCGCATTGCAGGGCGTTGCCCCCGTGATCGTGTTCGCCAAAGGCGCCTGGTTCGCGCTGGAAGAAATGGCCGCCACCGGCGCGCAGGGCCTCGGCCTCGACTGGTGCATCAAACCCGGACTGGCCCGCCAGTTTGCCGGCCCCGACGTAACTTTGCAAGGCAACTTCGACCCCGCGCAGCTCATGAAGCCCATCCCGGAAATCCAGAAATCCGTGAAAGCCATGATCGACGCATTCGGGCCGCAGCGCTACATCGCCAACCTGGGCCACGGCATTTTGCCGAACATCCCGGTAGATCACGCCAAAGCATTCATCGAAGCCGTTAAGAACTATGCATAATATTTCCGTAAAAGACCGATTCGTCCCCTTCATCCACCAGCTGCAGAACGAGATCTGCGCTGCGCTGGAACAGGCCGACGGGAAAGCGAAGTTCCGTGAAGACCGCTGGGAGCGGCCGGAAGGCGGCGGGGGCATTACCCGCGTCATCTCCGGCGGCAACGTTTTCCAGAAAGGAGGCGTGAATACCTCGGTCGTAAGCGGGAAACTGCCGCCCGTTATGGCACAGCAGTTCAAAGTGCCGGACAACAGCAGCTTCCTGGCGGCGGGCCTTTCGCTCGTCATCCATCCCGAAAACCCTTACGTGCCCACGGTGCACGCCAACTGGCGGTATTTTGAGCTGTACGGGGAAGACGGATCGGTGCGGGATATGTGGTTCGGCGGAGGGGCAGACCTCACGCCGTATTACATCCTGGAAGGTGACGGCGTTCATTTTCACCGTACCTTCAAGGAGGCCTGCGGCGGATATTACGAACAATATAAGCGCCAGTGCGACGAATACTTCGTCAACAAGCACCGGAACAACGAAGCCCGCGGGATCGGCGGCGTGTTTTACGACTACCTTCGTCCATCGGCGGAGCGTACCGCCGAAGACCTGCTGCAGTTCCAGTTTTCCAACGGCAATGCGTTCATATCCTCCTACCTGCCCATCGTAGAAAAGCGGAAAACCGCTCCCTACGGCGAAGCGCAGGTAGAGTGGCAGGAATACCGGCGCGGCCGGTACGTGGAATTCAACCTGATCCACGACCGGGGCACGCTGTTCGGGCTCAAGACCAACGGCAGGATCGAATCGATCCTCATGAGCCTCCCCGCCCGCGCGCGCTGGGAATACGACTACCACCCGGCACCCGGCAGCCCGGAAGCGGAACTGCTGGAATACCTCAAGCCGCGTGAATGGGTAAAACCGTAACAGACGAACTTTAAAATATTTCAGTGATGATCAGAAGAAACAGAATTTTGCGCACCTCCCCCGCCATCCGTGCGATGGTAGCGGAAACCATTTTGACCCCGGCCAACTTCATCGCCCCGCTTTTCGTGGTGGAAGGTAAAGGCGTGAAGGAAGAGATCGCGTCCATGCCCGGATACTTCCGTCATTCCCTCGACGGCACCGTGCAGGAAGCGAAGGAATTGTGGGCCATGGGCATCCGGAGCGTGCTGCTGTTCATTAAATGTGCGGATGAACTGAAAGACAACAAAGGCACCGAAGCCCTGAACCCCGACGGGCTCATGCAGCGCGCCATCAAAGCCGTGAAGGACGCCGTTCCCGGAATGGTAGTGATGACCGACGTTGCGCTGGACCCCTTCTCCATCTACGGCCACGACGGCATCGTGGAAGGGGAAGAGATCGTGAACGACGCTACGGTGGAAGTGCTGGCGCAGATGAGCCTCAGCCATGCGCAGGCCGGCGCGGATTTTGTGGCGCCCAGCGATATGATGGACGGTCGTATTGGCGCCATCCGCGACATCCTCGAAGAAAACAACTTCACCAAAACCGGCATCATGGCCTATAGCGCCAAATATGCCAGCTGCTTCTACGGTCCTTTCCGCGACGCGCTGGATTCCGCGCCTGGTTTCGGTGACAAGAAAACATACCAGATGGATTATGCCAACGCCCGCGAAGCCCTCCGCGAAACGCTGATGGACGTAGACGAAGGCGCCGATATCGTGATGGTGAAACCCGCCATGGCGTATCTCGACATTATCCGCCTGATCAAAGACAGCGTAACCGTTCCCGTGAGCGCCTACCATGTATCCGGCGAATACGCCATGATCAAGGCGGCGGCGAAAATGGGATGGATCAACGAAGAAAAGGCCATCCTGGAAAGCCTGACCAGCATCAGGCGGGCCGGGGCCGACCTCATCGCCACGTACTTCGCCAAAGATGCGGTACGCCTGTTAAACCAATAAAAACCCTGCAAAGATGTTTACAAAGAGCCAAGCATTATTCGAAAAGGCCGGCAAATCGATCCCCGGCGGCGTGAATTCTCCCGTGCGCGCATTCCGCAGCGTGGGCGGCACGCCCGTGTTCATGCAGCACGCGAAAGGCGCGTATATGTACGACGTAGACGGCAACCGCTATGTGGATTACATCAACTCCTGGGGCCCCATGATCCTCGGCCATGCGTATGAGCCCGTGGTGAAAGCCATACAGGAACATGCCACGTTCAGCACGTCTTTCGGCGCGCCCACCGAGCTGGAAGTGACCGTAGCCGAGCTGATCGTAAGCATGGTGCCCAATATCGACATGGTGCGCATGGTGAACTCCGGCACGGAAGCCTGTATGAGCGCCCTGCGCCTCGCACGCGGGTTCACCGGCCGTAACAAGGTCATCAAGTTCGAAGGGAATTACCATGGGCATGCCGACTCGTTCCTCGTGAGCGCAGGCAGCGGCGTGGCCACCCTCGGTATTCAGTCCGTCCCCGGCGTTACGGCGGCTGTGGCGGAAGATACCCTCAGCGTTCCTTACAACAACCTCCCGGCGGTAGAGCAACTCGTCGCCGAAAATCCCGACCAGATCGCCGCCATCATCGTGGAGCCCGTTGCGGGCAACATGGGCTGCATTCTGCCACAGCCGGGATTCCTGGAAGGTTTGCGTGCGATCTGCGATAAGAACGGCATCCTTTTCATCATGGATGAAGTGATGACCGGCTTCCGCCTCGCCAGGGGCGGCGCGCAGGAGCTGTTCAACATCAAGGCCGACATCGTGACCTTCGGCAAGATCATCGGCGGCGGCATGCCCGTTGGCGCC
Proteins encoded in this region:
- a CDS encoding Re/Si-specific NAD(P)(+) transhydrogenase subunit alpha, with translation MILAVLKEKSGENRVSLVPEVVKQLVQQQVEVWVEEGAGAGAFYPDSGYREAGAALKSREDILKGADVLLTIRPPEAADVEKVPPGKTWAGVFQPLFNPTLMQQLAGRQFTIFSLDSIPRTTRAQSMDVLSSQANIAGYKAVLLAAFTYSRYFPMFMTAAGSIPPAKVLILGAGVAGLQAIATARRLGAVVEVFDTRPAVKEEVMSLGAKFVEVEGAADASKAGGYAVEQSEDFKKRQAARIAESAAKADIVITTAQIPGKPAPILLPTAAVEAMRPGSVVIDLAAATGGNTGLTKNGETIVHNGITIIGNSDLAGTAPADASKLYAKNMHNFLKLLIGKEGQCQPDFADDIVQGACIAREGQVVNERVKQLQPAAV
- the hemH gene encoding ferrochelatase encodes the protein MVAISDTAIVLMNLGSPDSTAVPDVKKYLLEFLMDKRVIDYPWLMRKILVGGVIVPKRAEKSAEAYKSIWWKEGSPLIVLTQQLQKALQHDLEMPVEITMRYGNPSPEFTFNKIVKEHPGVKNVILVPLYPHYAMSSFETAAEYAKEIYRRKKYPFEMKIVEPFYRHPDYIHAVAESMRPYVEQDFDHLLFSYHGVPVRHIRKGDVTGGHCLKVNDCCHVDSRAHKQCYRHQVTVTAELVAKELGIPREKWSVSFQSRLGREEWIRPYTDERLRSLPKEGVKKLLVACPAFVSDCLETLEEIAVEGKHTFIESGGDSFTMIPCVNTHPEWVKALGILCREKMETVMV
- the hemA gene encoding glutamyl-tRNA reductase; amino-acid sequence: MQVNQPKDISNFHIVGINYKKTDAAIRGLFAINQDQYQQLLQAAQSAGMNDLFVLSTCNRTEVYGFATDPTVLMRLLCDAANGNPQVFAQMAYVKSGEGAVRHLYQVGTGLDSQILGDYEIIGQIKGAAKFAKANGCVGTFLERLVNSVLQVSKLIKNETGLSSGTVSVAFAAVRLLEAKVADIQNKNIVLLGVGKIGRNTCKNMMEYLGVRNITLINRTTAVAEDFAGKHGLRYAPFEQMDESLRAADVILVATNAPQPTILRKHMEGTASKLVVDLSIPFNVAPDVRELAHVEVVNVDDLGKIQDETLARRLNEVPKAISIIEEHMEEFLYWHKMRKHAVVLKAVKEKLTEIHAREIKEQKNGAHYNLEDIEEVSSRIIQKMINLMAGKVRKETEKGDMYIAMISEIFETGANQE
- the hemC gene encoding hydroxymethylbilane synthase — encoded protein: MIRIGTRDSQLAMWQANLVKDLLTQNGHAVELVPIKSEGDIDLVTPLYEIGVQGIFTKTLDIALLSGKIDVAVHSFKDVPTQLPQGLINAAILERGPVKDLLVHKGSTAFLDDPASTANIATSSIRRRAQWLRRYPHHQLHNLRGNVIKRLEKLAAENWDAAIFAAAGLERINVRPENSLELDWMIPAPAQGAIVAACREDNTAVREALAPLHHIDTAICTGEERAFLRTLLGGCTTPISAYAYISDGELFFEGSLCSLDGSRSLLATRRVAVSAAAGTGHDAALDIISQGGDAIIQEIKHAQQR
- a CDS encoding uroporphyrinogen-III synthase, with the protein product MPNSDKYRILSTKSLQESLRQAAATRGIALVDQPFIDILPVRTPQLDARLKEIALGGQVLVFTSPNTVKSVTGYWHNGVKQRIYCLGGATLEVVQAEIPGAEVLATAASSLELAKLIVSDASIGKVVFLCGNIRRNELPEHLSAHQIGVEELVVYHTVETPALLGERYDGVLFFSPSSVRSFFQQNTPDGETVYFAIGETTGAAVQEITGRQPVIGAEASVPALVQTAIDYFDNINNSNE
- the hemE gene encoding uroporphyrinogen decarboxylase, producing the protein MNGLQNDLLLKALSGSPVPRPPVWMMRQAGRFLPDYIKLRDKYSFFERCQTPELATEITVMPVDQVGVDAAIIFSDILVVPQAMGMEVQLVEKLGPLLPQPIKSAADLNRIHIPDVKDSLHYVMDALRLTKQTLAGRVPLIGFAGAPWTLLCYMVQGKGSKTFDEAKAFCYTQPEVAHELLDRITETTIAYLKAQVEAGADVVQIFDSWGGLLSPDDFENFSLRYIRRIVAALQGVAPVIVFAKGAWFALEEMAATGAQGLGLDWCIKPGLARQFAGPDVTLQGNFDPAQLMKPIPEIQKSVKAMIDAFGPQRYIANLGHGILPNIPVDHAKAFIEAVKNYA
- the hemF gene encoding oxygen-dependent coproporphyrinogen oxidase, encoding MHNISVKDRFVPFIHQLQNEICAALEQADGKAKFREDRWERPEGGGGITRVISGGNVFQKGGVNTSVVSGKLPPVMAQQFKVPDNSSFLAAGLSLVIHPENPYVPTVHANWRYFELYGEDGSVRDMWFGGGADLTPYYILEGDGVHFHRTFKEACGGYYEQYKRQCDEYFVNKHRNNEARGIGGVFYDYLRPSAERTAEDLLQFQFSNGNAFISSYLPIVEKRKTAPYGEAQVEWQEYRRGRYVEFNLIHDRGTLFGLKTNGRIESILMSLPARARWEYDYHPAPGSPEAELLEYLKPREWVKP
- the hemB gene encoding porphobilinogen synthase, whose amino-acid sequence is MIRRNRILRTSPAIRAMVAETILTPANFIAPLFVVEGKGVKEEIASMPGYFRHSLDGTVQEAKELWAMGIRSVLLFIKCADELKDNKGTEALNPDGLMQRAIKAVKDAVPGMVVMTDVALDPFSIYGHDGIVEGEEIVNDATVEVLAQMSLSHAQAGADFVAPSDMMDGRIGAIRDILEENNFTKTGIMAYSAKYASCFYGPFRDALDSAPGFGDKKTYQMDYANAREALRETLMDVDEGADIVMVKPAMAYLDIIRLIKDSVTVPVSAYHVSGEYAMIKAAAKMGWINEEKAILESLTSIRRAGADLIATYFAKDAVRLLNQ
- the hemL gene encoding glutamate-1-semialdehyde 2,1-aminomutase, which translates into the protein MFTKSQALFEKAGKSIPGGVNSPVRAFRSVGGTPVFMQHAKGAYMYDVDGNRYVDYINSWGPMILGHAYEPVVKAIQEHATFSTSFGAPTELEVTVAELIVSMVPNIDMVRMVNSGTEACMSALRLARGFTGRNKVIKFEGNYHGHADSFLVSAGSGVATLGIQSVPGVTAAVAEDTLSVPYNNLPAVEQLVAENPDQIAAIIVEPVAGNMGCILPQPGFLEGLRAICDKNGILFIMDEVMTGFRLARGGAQELFNIKADIVTFGKIIGGGMPVGAFAGRREIMEHIAPAGKVYQAGTLSGNPIAMIAGYTLLKTLNDHPNIYTQLEEKTNALVSGLREALGAAGVVHQVNHIGSMMSVHFAEYPIVDFTSASGANNELFRRFFHAMLERGVYLPPSAFESWFISHALGQEDIDFTIDAAKAAMQAIKA